A part of Helicobacter fennelliae genomic DNA contains:
- the pseC gene encoding UDP-4-amino-4,6-dideoxy-N-acetyl-beta-L-altrosamine transaminase, protein MDIIPYSSQCIDNDDIQSVLKALQSPLLTQGNINECFEEELARFLNVKYVLTFNSATSALYAAYKSCFKPKDKIITTPISFVATANMLLECGCEPFFVDVLYDGNINPKKIENAICVNCPDVAGIVSVDFGGNSVAIDSIQKIASKHNLKFISDSSHAFGGSVNGIKIGSFADVSIFSFHAIKPITTAEGGALATNDEEIYTHAKLIRSHGLIKKSLWDSEVKESGFNFRMNEIQAALGLSQLQKIDTFLSKREEIASYYDTFFDKNPYFVTLHSQKPASHFSTNHLYPILIDKHLYCQKQDIFQALLDCHLGVQVHYKPICEYELYKHYNNDGIYNAKDFYAAEISIPCHQAMTKEQVVYCAESILRVFEKFDLRYC, encoded by the coding sequence ATGGATATTATTCCTTACAGCTCACAATGCATTGATAATGACGATATACAAAGTGTGCTTAAAGCGTTGCAATCGCCACTCCTTACGCAAGGAAACATAAATGAGTGTTTTGAAGAAGAGCTTGCTCGTTTTTTGAATGTCAAATATGTGCTGACTTTTAATTCCGCTACTTCCGCGCTTTATGCAGCATATAAGTCTTGCTTCAAGCCAAAGGATAAAATCATCACAACGCCAATTAGCTTTGTAGCGACAGCAAATATGCTACTTGAGTGTGGGTGTGAGCCATTTTTTGTTGATGTTTTGTATGATGGCAATATCAATCCCAAAAAAATAGAAAATGCGATTTGTGTGAATTGTCCTGATGTAGCTGGCATTGTGAGTGTGGATTTTGGGGGTAATAGTGTCGCGATAGATTCTATCCAAAAAATTGCCTCAAAGCACAATCTGAAATTTATCTCTGATAGCTCGCATGCTTTTGGTGGTAGTGTCAATGGCATAAAAATCGGTAGCTTTGCTGATGTGAGTATTTTTAGCTTTCATGCCATTAAGCCAATCACCACAGCAGAAGGAGGGGCATTAGCGACAAATGATGAAGAGATCTATACGCATGCCAAACTCATTCGTTCGCATGGGCTGATAAAAAAGTCATTATGGGATAGCGAAGTCAAAGAGAGTGGGTTTAATTTTCGAATGAATGAAATACAAGCAGCACTTGGGCTTTCTCAGCTCCAAAAAATCGATACTTTTTTATCAAAAAGAGAAGAGATAGCAAGCTATTATGATACATTTTTTGATAAAAATCCTTATTTTGTTACTTTGCACTCTCAAAAGCCTGCCTCGCATTTTTCTACAAATCATCTCTATCCTATTCTTATAGATAAACATTTGTATTGCCAAAAACAAGATATTTTTCAAGCATTGCTTGATTGTCATTTGGGCGTGCAGGTGCATTATAAGCCAATCTGCGAATACGAGCTGTATAAGCACTACAACAATGATGGCATATATAATGCCAAAGATTTTTACGCAGCTGAAATCTCAATTCCTTGTCATCAAGCTATGACAAAAGAGCAGGTTGTGTATTGTGCAGAATCTATTTTGAGGGTTTTTGAAAAATTTGACTTACGTTATTGCTGA